A genomic window from Deltaproteobacteria bacterium includes:
- the aroA gene encoding 3-phosphoshikimate 1-carboxyvinyltransferase, with amino-acid sequence MGEWLIETADHGQGKAVTGDRLIVPGDKSIAHRAVWCAALARGESLLRGVPESDDVAATCGVVQALGVRMVRVGTEVRIEGCGGAWPIQVVSLDIGASGTTLRLLCGLLAAAQGTYHLRVAAQLGRRPIEHVLGLLRAMGAEVESVGWGTADAQLRIRGRQLHGVRCALPVASAQLKCAFLLAALQADSASWCAEPVLTRDHLERMLPQFGAKLSHVRCPTCCNAAAADWLHVVPGPLRAAAINIPGDLSAAAPWIAMALVLRQRPLTIAKVGLNPTRLGMVRILQRMGARIELHAAHDAAAGEPYGDLTIFPSCLRGTTVLPSEVPSCIDELPLLIALAGLAQARTHFRGLTALRSKESDRLQHTVAACRAAGMALEQPDGDTLWIDGRPALRATPQQFPRTDDHRMVMLFSVLSLLADPRGPVQIPDACAVAKSYPGYWRDFQALWPDSECESF; translated from the coding sequence ATGGGCGAGTGGCTAATCGAAACAGCGGACCATGGTCAAGGGAAAGCGGTGACTGGTGACCGACTCATAGTGCCCGGTGATAAATCGATTGCGCATCGGGCGGTGTGGTGTGCGGCGTTGGCGCGTGGTGAATCACTGCTGCGTGGGGTGCCGGAGAGTGACGACGTCGCGGCGACTTGTGGGGTGGTGCAGGCGTTGGGCGTGCGGATGGTGCGGGTCGGCACCGAGGTGCGGATCGAGGGGTGCGGGGGGGCGTGGCCGATTCAAGTCGTATCATTAGATATTGGGGCCTCCGGGACGACGTTGCGACTCCTGTGCGGGCTGCTGGCGGCTGCTCAAGGGACGTATCATCTGCGAGTCGCGGCGCAATTAGGTCGTCGACCGATCGAGCACGTGCTCGGGCTGTTGCGGGCGATGGGCGCGGAGGTGGAGTCGGTGGGTTGGGGAACGGCCGATGCGCAGTTGCGCATTCGCGGACGCCAGTTGCACGGGGTGCGCTGTGCGCTGCCGGTCGCGTCGGCGCAACTCAAATGCGCGTTCCTGTTGGCGGCGCTGCAAGCGGATAGTGCGAGTTGGTGCGCCGAACCGGTGCTGACCCGCGATCATTTGGAACGGATGCTCCCACAGTTCGGCGCGAAATTGTCTCATGTCCGATGCCCTACGTGTTGCAACGCGGCGGCTGCGGATTGGCTGCACGTGGTGCCCGGGCCGCTGCGAGCAGCAGCGATCAATATCCCTGGTGATCTGAGTGCCGCCGCGCCGTGGATCGCGATGGCGCTGGTGTTGCGACAGCGGCCTTTGACCATTGCCAAGGTCGGACTCAACCCGACCCGGCTCGGGATGGTGCGCATTCTGCAGCGGATGGGGGCGCGAATCGAACTGCACGCTGCCCACGACGCCGCAGCCGGAGAGCCGTACGGGGACCTGACGATTTTCCCGTCGTGCTTACGTGGGACGACCGTGCTGCCCTCGGAAGTCCCCAGCTGTATTGATGAACTCCCGCTGCTGATCGCCCTCGCGGGCTTGGCGCAAGCGCGGACCCATTTCCGCGGTCTGACCGCGCTGCGGAGCAAGGAGAGCGATCGGTTGCAGCATACGGTGGCCGCCTGCCGTGCCGCAGGGATGGCGTTGGAGCAGCCGGATGGAGATACGTTGTGGATTGACGGCCGACCGGCGCTCCGGGCTACTCCGCAACAGTTTCCCCGGACCGACGACCACCGGATGGTGATGCTTTTTAGCGTCCTCTCGCTCCTCGCCGATCCCCGCGGACCCGTCCAGATCCCCGACGCCTGCGCCGTGGCGAAGTCCTATCCAGGGTATTGGCGCGATTTTCAGGCCCTTTGGCCCGATTCCGAGTGTGAAAGCTTTTGA
- a CDS encoding integration host factor subunit beta: MNKSDLITAVSERLPTLAFRDVEIIVNNIFDSMTGALVQGGRIEIRGFGSFEVRVRQPRAGRNPKTGTSVAVGTRRVPFFKVGKELRERVNDGNGAI; the protein is encoded by the coding sequence GTGAATAAGAGTGATCTGATCACGGCCGTGTCCGAACGATTGCCGACGCTGGCGTTTCGCGATGTCGAGATCATCGTGAATAACATCTTCGATAGCATGACCGGCGCGTTGGTGCAGGGCGGGCGCATCGAAATTCGCGGCTTCGGCAGCTTCGAAGTACGCGTGCGCCAACCCCGTGCCGGTCGCAACCCGAAGACCGGGACGTCCGTGGCCGTCGGGACGCGGCGGGTTCCGTTCTTCAAGGTTGGCAAGGAATTGCGCGAGCGCGTGAATGACGGGAACGGGGCGATCTAA
- a CDS encoding OmpH family outer membrane protein, with amino-acid sequence MKQVLWMGMILIGIGATGCGRTGYSAEAPAAATGGQKVGFVDFQRALNETDVGKRAKAELKKVYDQRQQDLQGLQKQLETLKTDLEKNRLTMNAETLKQKEESYRQKFLELNQKLGDYKSELDQKESEKTGAILTTLKQVASRIGKEGGYSMILEKSQDVVLYSPADADITDQVIRAYNSGAK; translated from the coding sequence ATGAAGCAGGTGCTGTGGATGGGTATGATCCTGATCGGGATCGGGGCAACCGGATGTGGTCGCACGGGGTATAGCGCCGAGGCGCCGGCCGCTGCGACCGGGGGGCAGAAAGTCGGCTTCGTCGATTTTCAACGCGCGCTGAACGAAACGGACGTCGGCAAACGGGCCAAGGCGGAGCTGAAAAAGGTCTACGACCAACGGCAACAAGACCTGCAAGGCTTGCAAAAACAACTCGAGACGCTGAAAACCGACTTAGAGAAAAATCGGCTTACGATGAACGCCGAGACGTTAAAGCAAAAAGAAGAGAGTTATCGGCAAAAGTTCCTCGAGCTGAATCAAAAGTTGGGCGACTACAAATCCGAGCTCGATCAAAAAGAATCCGAAAAGACCGGGGCGATCCTCACGACGTTGAAGCAAGTCGCGTCGCGGATCGGCAAAGAGGGGGGGTATTCCATGATTCTGGAAAAATCGCAGGACGTGGTCCTCTATTCCCCGGCCGACGCCGATATTACCGATCAAGTGATTCGGGCCTACAACAGCGGTGCGAAGTGA
- a CDS encoding LapA family protein — MRRLIFAVVLALFLLVLVVFVLSNADTATFGYPMVFKFTLPPDLYQAHTKPVQVGFVMLIAFCAGMITTPFLEALPSLYKSLELRAKNKRIRQLERELTLVREMVAADHGRNARELAREGAASELRPPAPKETEPVAMG; from the coding sequence ATGCGCCGCTTAATCTTTGCCGTGGTCTTAGCGTTGTTCTTATTGGTCTTGGTGGTCTTCGTGCTCTCGAATGCCGATACCGCGACGTTCGGCTACCCGATGGTCTTCAAGTTCACACTCCCGCCCGATCTCTATCAAGCGCACACCAAACCGGTGCAAGTCGGTTTCGTGATGCTGATCGCGTTCTGTGCCGGGATGATTACTACGCCGTTTCTCGAGGCACTGCCGAGCCTCTACAAATCGCTCGAGCTGCGGGCCAAGAATAAGCGGATCCGCCAACTGGAGCGCGAACTCACGCTAGTCCGCGAGATGGTCGCCGCCGATCATGGCCGCAACGCGCGCGAACTAGCCCGCGAAGGCGCCGCCTCCGAACTCCGCCCGCCCGCCCCGAAAGAGACCGAACCCGTCGCGATGGGGTGA
- a CDS encoding HIT domain-containing protein, translating into MDVLWAPWRMEFLRAPRVPGCVLCGLVAAEAEGTDRERLVLWRGRSVYCVMNLYPYNAGHVMLVPNQHVADLATLSREAQGELIWLVGETVRIHREVLQSEGANCGMNIEKAGGAGFPDHLHFHVVPRWQGDTNFFPVLAQSKSMPECLDQTYAQLQPAFAALSPHGAGC; encoded by the coding sequence ATGGACGTCCTCTGGGCCCCATGGCGGATGGAGTTCCTCCGTGCCCCGCGTGTGCCAGGCTGCGTGTTGTGCGGGCTCGTCGCGGCGGAGGCGGAAGGAACCGATCGCGAGCGGCTGGTGTTGTGGCGGGGCCGCTCGGTTTATTGTGTGATGAATCTCTATCCGTACAATGCCGGCCACGTGATGCTGGTCCCGAATCAGCATGTGGCGGACCTGGCCACGTTGTCGCGGGAGGCGCAGGGCGAATTAATTTGGCTGGTCGGAGAGACCGTGCGGATTCACCGCGAGGTGCTGCAGAGCGAAGGCGCGAACTGTGGAATGAATATCGAAAAGGCGGGGGGCGCCGGGTTTCCGGATCATTTGCATTTCCACGTCGTGCCGCGCTGGCAGGGCGATACGAATTTCTTTCCGGTGCTTGCGCAGAGCAAATCGATGCCGGAGTGTTTGGATCAAACGTATGCCCAATTACAGCCCGCGTTTGCGGCGTTGTCACCGCACGGGGCGGGTTGCTAA
- the gmk gene encoding guanylate kinase, translating into MSLGHLFVISAPSGTGKTTVVQALRAARPALVESVSYSTRQPRAGEVHGRHYYFTDAPTFHRMAAAGEFLEWAEVHGHLYGTPRAPIEIWRAQGRDVLLDIDVQGGKAVKAADAQATLIFLLPPSMDVLAERLRRRGTDDAATVQRRLAKAADEIAEQAVYDHVVTNHTVDETVAAILAIMNATETTVTA; encoded by the coding sequence ATGTCTTTGGGTCATCTGTTCGTCATTTCTGCCCCCTCGGGAACTGGTAAGACGACAGTCGTGCAGGCATTGCGCGCGGCGCGGCCGGCACTGGTCGAATCGGTCTCGTATTCCACCCGGCAACCGCGTGCCGGTGAAGTCCACGGTCGGCACTATTATTTTACCGATGCGCCGACCTTTCACCGCATGGCCGCTGCGGGGGAATTCTTAGAATGGGCTGAGGTGCACGGACACCTCTACGGCACCCCACGCGCGCCGATTGAAATCTGGCGCGCGCAAGGGCGAGATGTCTTGCTCGACATCGATGTCCAAGGCGGCAAAGCGGTCAAGGCCGCGGATGCGCAGGCGACGCTGATTTTTCTCCTCCCCCCGTCGATGGATGTGCTCGCGGAACGGTTACGGCGGCGTGGCACCGATGACGCCGCCACGGTCCAACGCCGGCTGGCGAAGGCCGCCGACGAAATCGCGGAACAAGCGGTGTACGATCACGTCGTCACGAATCACACGGTCGACGAAACGGTCGCGGCCATCTTGGCCATCATGAACGCGACCGAGACCACGGTGACTGCATGA
- the sppA gene encoding signal peptide peptidase SppA — MMQRRTWWWVLGGLGALALLFLLGVYSVLTLARGGGPALGSAVGLLRLEGTIVSAEDFVEQVEAARKDRGIKAVVLRVESPGGSVGASQEIYAALQRLAAAKPLVASFGNVAASGGYYAGIAAQYVFALPGTITASIGVRMSHLDASEFLQLLHLKPDILKSGQFKDVGAMHRPMRAEERALLEDLLRAMHVQFKAAVAARRGLTAEQVDAIADGRVVTGEAAVQAKLVDAVGDLHDAVVKAGELAGLGPEPRVIDLDEDRPWLLRVLLGERRATWQAWGRLLSQPMIGYYWAP; from the coding sequence ATGATGCAGCGACGCACATGGTGGTGGGTCCTCGGGGGATTGGGCGCATTGGCGCTGCTCTTTCTACTCGGAGTCTACAGTGTCCTGACGTTGGCGCGGGGCGGGGGGCCGGCGCTGGGGAGCGCGGTCGGTCTGCTACGCCTCGAAGGGACGATCGTCAGCGCCGAAGACTTCGTCGAACAGGTCGAAGCCGCGCGCAAGGATCGAGGCATCAAGGCGGTGGTGTTGCGCGTCGAATCGCCGGGGGGCTCGGTCGGCGCGTCGCAGGAAATTTACGCCGCATTGCAACGGCTGGCGGCGGCCAAACCGCTGGTGGCGTCGTTCGGCAACGTCGCGGCCTCGGGCGGCTACTATGCTGGGATCGCTGCGCAGTATGTCTTCGCGCTGCCTGGCACCATCACGGCCAGCATCGGCGTGCGGATGTCGCATCTCGATGCGAGCGAATTTCTGCAGTTGCTGCACCTCAAGCCGGATATCCTGAAGAGCGGACAATTCAAAGACGTCGGGGCGATGCATCGTCCGATGCGGGCGGAAGAGCGCGCGTTACTGGAAGACTTGCTGCGCGCGATGCACGTCCAATTCAAGGCAGCCGTCGCGGCGCGCCGCGGATTGACCGCAGAACAAGTCGATGCGATTGCCGATGGTCGCGTCGTGACCGGGGAAGCGGCGGTGCAGGCCAAACTGGTCGACGCCGTCGGCGACCTGCACGACGCGGTCGTCAAGGCCGGGGAGCTGGCAGGGCTCGGCCCCGAGCCGCGCGTGATCGATCTGGATGAAGACCGCCCCTGGTTACTGCGGGTCTTGTTGGGAGAACGGCGTGCGACATGGCAGGCGTGGGGCCGGTTGTTGTCGCAGCCGATGATCGGGTATTATTGGGCGCCGTAG
- a CDS encoding FHA domain-containing protein: protein MAIDHQLLEVLACIQCKGPLVVVEGGRGVLCEHCQLKFPVRDDVPLLILEEGLDLKARPTGGAAASAARVDSGKAAAGASFRVVAGTKKGAHFSLELGTCRAIGRAVSDPHKTASFHVDVTLALDENTRKVIHQYVTKQFRRAEAAPGTEFGFRRTGDIVLEDVSVSRLHAMLFFDDIGVGVLDLVSKNGTYVNGEEVESRLLQPGDAIEVGETKMVLEG, encoded by the coding sequence ATGGCCATTGACCACCAACTGCTGGAAGTCCTCGCCTGCATCCAATGCAAAGGGCCGCTCGTCGTGGTCGAAGGCGGGCGCGGTGTGCTCTGCGAACACTGCCAATTGAAATTTCCGGTACGGGACGACGTCCCGTTGCTCATTTTAGAAGAAGGGCTCGATCTGAAGGCGCGCCCGACGGGGGGCGCCGCTGCGAGTGCCGCACGCGTGGATTCCGGTAAGGCCGCGGCTGGGGCCTCGTTCCGGGTCGTGGCGGGGACCAAAAAAGGGGCGCATTTTTCACTCGAACTCGGGACCTGTCGCGCGATCGGCCGCGCAGTGAGCGACCCGCACAAGACCGCGTCGTTTCATGTCGACGTGACGTTGGCGTTGGACGAAAACACCCGCAAAGTGATCCATCAGTATGTCACGAAGCAATTCCGCCGGGCCGAGGCGGCGCCGGGCACCGAATTCGGGTTTCGCCGCACCGGCGATATCGTGTTGGAAGACGTCTCGGTGTCGCGGCTCCATGCGATGCTCTTTTTCGACGACATCGGCGTCGGCGTGTTGGATCTGGTGAGCAAGAACGGCACGTATGTGAACGGCGAAGAAGTGGAGAGCCGTTTACTCCAACCCGGCGACGCGATCGAAGTGGGTGAAACCAAGATGGTGTTGGAAGGATGA
- a CDS encoding 30S ribosomal protein S1: MQSNTAAPMRAAATDFASLLEESFRAVSVQEGEIVKGTVVGLTKDHVVIDIGFKSEGQVPRGQFLSPKGELTVQIGDPVDVFVEQIEDDTGLVVLSRERAEMVRTWDHLVVASEKNEVVEGTVVGKVKGGLCVDIGVKAFLPGSQVDIRPSKSLDSYLGKTFKFKIIKLNKKRGNVVVSRKVVLEADRERLKTEILANLKEGQILDGVVKNLTDYGAFIDLGGIDGLLHVTDMSWGRVNHPSEIFKVGDTIRVKVLKYDEKTERVSLGYKQLQADPWAGVEDRYMVGGRIQGKVVNITDYGAFVELEPGVEGLVHVSEMSWTKKLKHPSKVVSVGQPVDAVVLDVDPDNKRIALGLKQLMENPWEQLRSKFSLGTRVSGAVKNIADFGLFVDVGIEIDALAHISDLCWVQTFNSPVEVYKKGDQVEGVVMQIDPENERFAIGLKQLQDDPWEIIERKYPVGAEANGTVTMVTKMGAVVDLEPGVPGIIPAHELTAEPAVGTTYTGLTVSYAEPRERRFFLRPAQTA; this comes from the coding sequence ATGCAAAGTAACACCGCCGCACCGATGAGGGCCGCCGCCACCGATTTCGCCTCCCTCCTCGAAGAAAGCTTCCGGGCCGTCTCGGTCCAGGAGGGCGAGATCGTCAAGGGGACCGTTGTCGGACTCACGAAAGATCATGTCGTGATCGACATCGGATTCAAATCGGAAGGCCAAGTCCCGCGAGGCCAGTTCCTCAGTCCCAAGGGTGAACTCACGGTCCAAATCGGCGATCCCGTCGATGTCTTTGTCGAACAGATCGAAGACGATACCGGATTAGTCGTGTTGTCGCGCGAGCGCGCCGAAATGGTGCGGACGTGGGATCATCTCGTGGTCGCCAGCGAGAAAAATGAAGTCGTGGAAGGAACGGTCGTCGGCAAGGTGAAGGGCGGTTTGTGTGTCGATATCGGCGTGAAGGCGTTTCTGCCCGGATCGCAAGTCGATATTCGCCCCAGCAAGAGCCTCGATTCTTATCTCGGCAAGACCTTCAAGTTTAAGATCATCAAATTGAATAAGAAGCGCGGCAACGTGGTCGTTTCGCGCAAGGTCGTGTTGGAAGCGGACCGCGAACGCTTGAAGACGGAGATCCTGGCCAACTTAAAGGAAGGGCAGATCCTCGACGGTGTGGTGAAGAACTTGACCGATTATGGCGCGTTCATCGACTTGGGCGGAATCGACGGCCTGCTCCACGTCACCGATATGAGCTGGGGCCGGGTGAATCATCCGTCGGAAATCTTCAAGGTCGGCGACACGATTCGGGTCAAGGTGTTGAAGTACGATGAAAAGACCGAGCGCGTCTCGCTCGGCTATAAACAATTGCAGGCCGATCCGTGGGCGGGGGTCGAAGATCGCTACATGGTCGGTGGCCGGATCCAAGGGAAGGTCGTCAACATTACCGACTACGGCGCGTTTGTGGAACTGGAGCCGGGTGTGGAAGGCTTAGTCCACGTGTCGGAAATGAGTTGGACGAAAAAGTTGAAGCATCCGTCGAAGGTCGTGAGTGTCGGTCAACCGGTGGATGCCGTGGTGTTGGACGTCGATCCGGACAACAAACGGATTGCATTGGGGCTGAAACAATTAATGGAAAATCCGTGGGAGCAGTTGCGGAGCAAGTTCTCGCTCGGCACGCGGGTCTCCGGCGCGGTGAAGAACATTGCCGACTTCGGATTGTTCGTCGATGTGGGGATCGAGATCGACGCGTTGGCCCATATCTCGGACCTTTGTTGGGTCCAGACCTTCAATAGCCCGGTCGAGGTCTATAAGAAGGGGGACCAAGTCGAAGGGGTCGTGATGCAAATCGATCCGGAGAACGAGCGCTTTGCGATCGGGCTCAAGCAATTGCAGGATGATCCGTGGGAAATTATCGAACGCAAGTATCCGGTCGGGGCGGAAGCCAATGGCACAGTCACAATGGTCACAAAAATGGGGGCCGTTGTGGATCTCGAGCCGGGAGTGCCGGGGATCATTCCGGCGCATGAACTGACGGCCGAACCGGCGGTGGGGACGACCTACACCGGACTGACCGTCAGCTATGCGGAACCGCGGGAGCGCCGTTTCTTCCTGCGACCGGCCCAGACGGCATAG
- the radA gene encoding DNA repair protein RadA: MAKVKTQFVCQSCGSAAPKWLGRCPDCGAWNSYQEETCAAEPAAARGWSGQAAATHPVRLAEIEAATGHPIPIGIGELDRVLGGGLIPGSMVLLGGDPGIGKSTIALQALAHLAGNGHRGLYATGEESAAQVKRRALRLGVDPEQSVFILTENTVDAVARAIQDLNPTICIIDSIQTIYSSALTSAPGTVSQLREVTTQLLYLTKARPMATLLIGHVTKDGTLAGPKVLEHMVDTVLYFEGERGHQYRLLRAVKNRFGSTNELGVFEMTGEGLREVSNPSELFLAERPAHAAGSVVIAPLEGTRPMLVELQALVSHSGLANPRRTVIGVEGARVGLLIAVLERITGLALHDQDVFVNVAGGLKIAEPASDLGIVTAIASSFRNRPVPERTVVIGEVGLTGEVRAVVGLETRMTEAHKLGFRRAIVPKGQAGIKGPKGMELTTAGNVAEALECLS, encoded by the coding sequence GTGGCGAAAGTGAAAACCCAATTTGTCTGTCAATCGTGCGGTTCGGCCGCGCCGAAGTGGTTGGGGCGCTGTCCCGATTGCGGGGCGTGGAATTCGTATCAGGAAGAAACGTGTGCAGCGGAACCGGCCGCAGCGCGCGGTTGGAGCGGCCAGGCAGCAGCCACGCATCCGGTGCGGCTCGCCGAAATCGAGGCCGCGACCGGCCACCCGATCCCGATCGGGATCGGCGAACTCGATCGCGTATTGGGCGGAGGACTGATCCCCGGTTCTATGGTGTTGCTCGGCGGCGATCCCGGGATCGGCAAATCGACCATTGCGTTGCAGGCGTTGGCCCATTTAGCCGGCAACGGACACCGCGGACTGTACGCCACCGGCGAGGAATCGGCCGCGCAAGTCAAACGCCGCGCCCTCCGGCTCGGCGTCGATCCGGAGCAATCGGTCTTCATCCTGACCGAAAACACCGTCGACGCCGTGGCCCGCGCCATTCAAGACCTGAATCCCACCATTTGCATCATCGACTCCATTCAAACGATTTATAGCAGCGCGCTCACGTCGGCGCCGGGGACCGTCAGTCAATTGCGCGAAGTGACCACGCAACTACTTTACTTGACGAAAGCGCGCCCGATGGCCACGTTATTGATCGGCCACGTCACGAAAGACGGCACGCTCGCCGGACCGAAAGTCCTCGAACATATGGTCGACACCGTCCTCTATTTCGAAGGGGAGCGCGGTCACCAATATCGACTGCTGCGCGCGGTGAAGAATCGCTTCGGCTCCACGAACGAACTCGGCGTCTTCGAGATGACGGGCGAAGGGTTACGCGAAGTGAGCAATCCATCGGAATTGTTCTTGGCCGAACGTCCGGCGCATGCGGCCGGATCGGTCGTGATTGCGCCGCTCGAAGGAACGCGGCCGATGCTCGTGGAGCTCCAGGCACTCGTCAGCCACTCCGGCCTCGCCAATCCGCGCCGTACCGTGATCGGCGTCGAGGGCGCGCGCGTCGGCCTGTTGATTGCCGTCCTCGAACGGATCACCGGCTTGGCACTCCACGACCAAGACGTGTTTGTGAATGTGGCCGGCGGACTGAAGATCGCGGAACCGGCCAGCGACCTCGGCATCGTCACCGCGATCGCGTCGAGCTTTCGCAATCGCCCCGTCCCGGAGCGCACTGTGGTAATCGGCGAAGTCGGGCTCACCGGCGAAGTGCGCGCGGTGGTGGGCCTCGAGACACGCATGACCGAGGCACACAAGCTCGGGTTTCGCCGCGCGATCGTGCCGAAAGGACAAGCGGGGATCAAAGGACCCAAAGGGATGGAACTCACGACCGCCGGCAATGTGGCCGAGGCGTTGGAGTGTCTGTCATGA
- a CDS encoding YicC family protein, with amino-acid sequence MKSMTGYGAAEGAVGQGRLFIEIRAVNHRYSEIFLKIPPKLNVIDPKLRKEIQAVIQRGKTEVFIKECAPVAPVPKATVNIALARVYARCLHDLERALGAKPKDLLDMVDLRELIRLEEEPVRYERYWQHIRGICAKALAQLERMRVTEGRHIELDQRRRLKHLEQLNQAVRKRSAANAKTTLAAANVGGSGGATENGRSGSAAINRSDITEELVRFESHCTQYRQFLASREPVGRQLDFLLQEMHREVNTMASKAGDAAIAQAVVTMKSELEKLREQAQNIE; translated from the coding sequence ATGAAATCCATGACCGGATATGGAGCGGCGGAAGGGGCAGTCGGCCAAGGCCGGCTGTTCATCGAAATCCGGGCCGTGAATCATCGCTATAGCGAAATCTTTCTCAAGATCCCGCCGAAGTTGAACGTGATCGATCCGAAATTGCGCAAAGAAATCCAGGCCGTGATCCAACGCGGCAAGACCGAAGTCTTCATCAAAGAATGCGCCCCGGTCGCACCAGTGCCGAAGGCGACGGTCAACATCGCATTGGCGCGGGTCTACGCGCGGTGTCTCCACGACTTGGAACGGGCGTTGGGCGCCAAACCGAAAGACCTGCTCGATATGGTCGATCTGCGCGAATTGATCCGTCTCGAAGAAGAGCCGGTGCGCTACGAGCGGTATTGGCAACACATTCGTGGGATCTGCGCGAAGGCGTTGGCACAGCTCGAGCGGATGCGGGTCACGGAAGGTCGACACATCGAACTGGACCAACGACGGCGATTGAAACACTTGGAACAACTGAATCAAGCGGTGCGGAAGCGATCCGCTGCCAATGCGAAGACCACCTTAGCGGCGGCGAACGTGGGCGGGTCGGGCGGAGCCACGGAAAACGGTCGCAGTGGAAGCGCCGCGATCAATCGCAGCGACATCACCGAAGAGTTGGTGCGTTTCGAAAGCCATTGCACGCAGTATCGTCAGTTCTTGGCGAGTCGCGAACCGGTCGGGCGCCAGCTCGACTTTCTGCTCCAAGAGATGCATCGCGAAGTGAACACGATGGCCTCGAAGGCGGGCGATGCGGCGATCGCGCAAGCCGTCGTGACCATGAAGTCGGAATTGGAAAAATTGCGGGAACAGGCACAGAATATCGAGTGA
- a CDS encoding inositol phosphorylceramide synthase encodes MIAAWLRRGRALGAALWPIGLYLVAYDLAGRIPNHWRPAIHGDILARWDQWLGAGTLPHQYLSRSTSLPLDIAAAIPYTLHFVAPILFVWWLWRRGTVAVRAFAWSFLLANLGALLTQLCFPTAPPWFFERHSPIPPTYGILGDAAGLSRIDQWLGIDYFNHLYAMSRVVFGAFPSMHGAWPILMALHAQHYSNWLAGWILIYTGWMWWAAMYLHHHFLVDLLCGVLYVGLAYLAVRRWAWPYARFIITHVNTDGPRGEAIRH; translated from the coding sequence ATGATCGCCGCGTGGCTGCGGCGCGGTCGCGCGCTCGGAGCGGCATTGTGGCCGATCGGCCTCTATCTCGTCGCGTACGACCTCGCAGGGCGGATTCCCAACCATTGGCGACCCGCCATTCACGGCGACATCTTGGCGCGCTGGGACCAATGGCTCGGGGCCGGAACACTGCCGCACCAATATCTGAGTCGCAGCACCTCGCTCCCGCTCGATATCGCCGCCGCGATTCCGTATACGCTCCACTTCGTCGCGCCGATCCTGTTTGTCTGGTGGTTGTGGCGGCGGGGCACCGTCGCCGTCCGCGCATTTGCGTGGAGTTTTCTGCTCGCCAATCTCGGGGCGCTTCTCACCCAACTCTGCTTCCCCACCGCCCCGCCATGGTTCTTCGAACGCCACAGCCCGATCCCGCCGACATACGGGATCCTCGGGGATGCCGCGGGTCTCAGTCGCATCGACCAATGGCTCGGGATCGACTATTTCAACCATCTCTACGCGATGAGCCGCGTGGTGTTCGGCGCGTTTCCCTCGATGCACGGGGCCTGGCCGATCCTAATGGCGCTGCATGCCCAGCATTACTCGAATTGGCTCGCCGGCTGGATCCTGATCTACACCGGCTGGATGTGGTGGGCCGCGATGTATCTCCACCACCACTTCCTCGTCGACCTGCTCTGCGGCGTCCTCTACGTCGGCCTGGCCTACCTCGCAGTGCGCCGCTGGGCCTGGCCCTACGCCCGCTTCATCATCACCCACGTCAACACCGACGGCCCCCGCGGCGAGGCGATACGGCATTAG